The following coding sequences lie in one Glycine max cultivar Williams 82 chromosome 19, Glycine_max_v4.0, whole genome shotgun sequence genomic window:
- the LOC100808949 gene encoding uncharacterized protein isoform X1 produces the protein MGVCGSRPKVNEEDLSSKKKNNNNNNHRRRRRRILRRRVSSRKIEANNVSHSNSALQASNRASDAAWFDSTSALDSECDDEFYSVYDGEVSTGHADEIGEDRKLSLDHCGILPNNCLPCLTSNAIAVEKRRPMSPDTPSSRRKSLSKLSFKWREGSSDMTLLSPKAFKQKHLAGSSVPFCPLEKQTPGSWSQIEPSSFRVRGKNYLRDKKKEFASSSAAFYPLGADLFLSSRKIDHIARFIQIPSINIPGDAPSILIVNIQIPLYPAAIFQSENDGEGMNVVLYFKLSEKYSKDLPDQFRESISKLINDEVERVKGFPLDTIAPFRERLKILGRVANLENLSLSTTEKKLMNAYNEKPVLSRPQHEFFLGENYLEIDLDVHRFSYIARKGFEGFIERLKLCNLDFGLTIQGNKAEDLPEHLLCAIRLNKLDYSNFNQFGF, from the exons ATGGGTGTTTGTGGGTCGAGGCCCAAAGTGAACGAAGAAGACCTCTCatcaaagaagaagaacaacaacaacaacaatcatcgaagaagaagaaggagaatcCTCAGAAGACGCGTATCTTCTAGAAAGATCGAAGCCAACAACGTTTCTCACTCTAATTCAGCTCTTCAAGCTTCTAATCGCGCTTCTG ATGCTGCTTGGTTTGATTCTACTTCGGCGTTGGATTCTGAGTGTGATGACGAATTTTACAGTGTCTATGATG GAGAAGTGTCTACAGGTCATGCAGATGAAATTGGAGAGGACAGAAAGCTGTCCCTTGACCATTGTGGGATTCTGCCAAATAACTGTTTGCCTTGCCTCACTTCCAATGCAATTGCTGTTGAAAAAAGAAGGCCAATGAGTCCTGATACACCAAGTTCACGGAGAAAGTCACTTTCTAAACTCTCCTTCAAATGGAGAGAAGGGTCTTCAGATATGACTTTAC TTTCCCCCAAGgcatttaaacaaaaacatttggCAGGTTCATCTGTTCCATTCTGTCCTCTAGAGAAGCAAACCCCTGGTTCTTGGTCACAAATTGAGCCAAGTTCCTTCAGAGTCAGAGGCAAAAACTACCTTAG GGATAAGAAGAAAGAGTTTGCTTCAAGCAGTGCTGCTTTTTATCCTCTTGGTGCTGACCTCTTTTTGTCTTCTCGAAAAATTGATCATATTGCTCGTTTTATACAAATTCCTTCAATAAACATACCTGGGGACGCCCCTTCTATTCTTATTGTAAATATTCAG ATACCATTGTATCCTGCCGCTATCTTCCAAAGTGAAAATGATGGTGAAGGAATGAATGTGGTTTTGTACTTTAAACTATCTGAAAAATACTCTAAAGACCTTCCAGACCAATTCCGGGAAAGCATTAGT AAATTGATCAATGATGAAGTGGAGAGAGTAAAAGGCTTCCCTCTAGACACAATTGCACCCTTTAGGGAGAGATTAAAAATTTTAGGCAGAGTGGCAAATTTGGAGAATCTGTCTTTAAGCACAACTGAAAAGAAGCTTATGAATGCTTACAACGAAAAACCAGTTCTCTCACGTCCTCAGCACGAATTTTTCTTG GGAGAAAACTATCTCGAGATAGATTTGGATGTACACAGATTTAGCTATATTGCAAGAAAGGGATTTGAAGGCTTCATTGAAAGACTGAAGCTATGTAACCTAGATTTCGGTCTGACAATTCAG GGAAACAAGGCCGAAGACTTGCCAGAGCATTTATTATGTGCAATACGGTTGAATAAACTTGACTACAGCAACTTCAACCAGTTTGGCTTTTAA
- the LOC100808949 gene encoding uncharacterized protein isoform X2, with protein sequence MGVCGSRPKVNEEDLSSKKKNNNNNNHRRRRRRILRRRVSSRKIEANNVSHSNSALQASNRASDAAWFDSTSALDSECDDEFYSVYDGHADEIGEDRKLSLDHCGILPNNCLPCLTSNAIAVEKRRPMSPDTPSSRRKSLSKLSFKWREGSSDMTLLSPKAFKQKHLAGSSVPFCPLEKQTPGSWSQIEPSSFRVRGKNYLRDKKKEFASSSAAFYPLGADLFLSSRKIDHIARFIQIPSINIPGDAPSILIVNIQIPLYPAAIFQSENDGEGMNVVLYFKLSEKYSKDLPDQFRESISKLINDEVERVKGFPLDTIAPFRERLKILGRVANLENLSLSTTEKKLMNAYNEKPVLSRPQHEFFLGENYLEIDLDVHRFSYIARKGFEGFIERLKLCNLDFGLTIQGNKAEDLPEHLLCAIRLNKLDYSNFNQFGF encoded by the exons ATGGGTGTTTGTGGGTCGAGGCCCAAAGTGAACGAAGAAGACCTCTCatcaaagaagaagaacaacaacaacaacaatcatcgaagaagaagaaggagaatcCTCAGAAGACGCGTATCTTCTAGAAAGATCGAAGCCAACAACGTTTCTCACTCTAATTCAGCTCTTCAAGCTTCTAATCGCGCTTCTG ATGCTGCTTGGTTTGATTCTACTTCGGCGTTGGATTCTGAGTGTGATGACGAATTTTACAGTGTCTATGATG GTCATGCAGATGAAATTGGAGAGGACAGAAAGCTGTCCCTTGACCATTGTGGGATTCTGCCAAATAACTGTTTGCCTTGCCTCACTTCCAATGCAATTGCTGTTGAAAAAAGAAGGCCAATGAGTCCTGATACACCAAGTTCACGGAGAAAGTCACTTTCTAAACTCTCCTTCAAATGGAGAGAAGGGTCTTCAGATATGACTTTAC TTTCCCCCAAGgcatttaaacaaaaacatttggCAGGTTCATCTGTTCCATTCTGTCCTCTAGAGAAGCAAACCCCTGGTTCTTGGTCACAAATTGAGCCAAGTTCCTTCAGAGTCAGAGGCAAAAACTACCTTAG GGATAAGAAGAAAGAGTTTGCTTCAAGCAGTGCTGCTTTTTATCCTCTTGGTGCTGACCTCTTTTTGTCTTCTCGAAAAATTGATCATATTGCTCGTTTTATACAAATTCCTTCAATAAACATACCTGGGGACGCCCCTTCTATTCTTATTGTAAATATTCAG ATACCATTGTATCCTGCCGCTATCTTCCAAAGTGAAAATGATGGTGAAGGAATGAATGTGGTTTTGTACTTTAAACTATCTGAAAAATACTCTAAAGACCTTCCAGACCAATTCCGGGAAAGCATTAGT AAATTGATCAATGATGAAGTGGAGAGAGTAAAAGGCTTCCCTCTAGACACAATTGCACCCTTTAGGGAGAGATTAAAAATTTTAGGCAGAGTGGCAAATTTGGAGAATCTGTCTTTAAGCACAACTGAAAAGAAGCTTATGAATGCTTACAACGAAAAACCAGTTCTCTCACGTCCTCAGCACGAATTTTTCTTG GGAGAAAACTATCTCGAGATAGATTTGGATGTACACAGATTTAGCTATATTGCAAGAAAGGGATTTGAAGGCTTCATTGAAAGACTGAAGCTATGTAACCTAGATTTCGGTCTGACAATTCAG GGAAACAAGGCCGAAGACTTGCCAGAGCATTTATTATGTGCAATACGGTTGAATAAACTTGACTACAGCAACTTCAACCAGTTTGGCTTTTAA
- the LOC102668116 gene encoding CLAVATA3/ESR (CLE)-related protein 25 codes for MGVGGVISCKKLLLGALVSLGVIWFMFLAISVNRQTKRTVLVPMNVISKHLKLVSMQRHALHSNSGLFIVSKRRVPNGPDPIHNRRVVKTRRPPTQA; via the exons ATGGGTGTTGGTGGTGTCATTAGTTGTAAAAAGTTGCTTCTTGGAGCCTTGGTATCTTTAGGAGTCATCTGGTTTATGTTCCTTGCAATCTCAGTGAACCGTCAAACCAAGAGGACAGTGCTAGTTCCAATGAATGTTATCTCAAAGCATTTGAAGTTGGTTAGCATGCAGAGGCATGCCCTGCATTCAAATTCTGGACTATTCATTGTGAGCAAGAGAAGAGTGCCAAATGGACCTGATCCAATACACAACAG GAGAGTGGTGAAAACTAGACGGCCACCTACACAAGCCTGA